The Neurospora crassa OR74A linkage group I, whole genome shotgun sequence genome segment GGCCATGAACTTGACCACACAGGTGCGAGAAATCGCAAAGGTTACTACAGCCGTCGCCAAGGGTGATTTGACCAAGAAGATTGGGGTCGAGGTTCAGGGTGAGATCCTGGATTTGAAGaacaccatcaacaccatggtTGACCGTCTTGGTACTTTCGCTTTCGAGGTCAGCAAGGTCGCCAGGGAAGTCGGCACCGATGGTACCTTGGGTGGTCAGGCACAGGTTGATAATGTGGAGGGCAAGTGGAAGGATCTCACAGAGAACGTCAACACCATGGCCAGCAACCTTACATCTCAGGTAAGCTGCTCCTAGATGATCCTTTGCGGCATGCACTGTTTGCTAACTTTTCACAGGTCCGTGGGATCTCTACCGTCACACAAGCCATTGCCAATGGTGATATGAGCCGCAAGATTGAAGTTGAAGCCAAGGGAGAGATACTCATACTCAAGGAGACTATCAACAACATGGTTGACCGACTCTCCATTTTCTGTAATGAGGTGCAGAGAGTCGCCAAGGATGTCGGTGTCGATGGTATCATGGGAGGACAAGCCGATGTTGCTGGCCTGAAGGGCAGGTGGAAGGAAATTACCACCGATGTCAACACAATGGCGAATAACTTGGTATgtctcgccgccgccagcaccCTTGAACAGCACCCCTTTTTGCTAATGCCTTTTACAGACGGCTCAAGTGAGAGCGTTCGGCGACATCACAAATGCAGCAACAGACGGGGACTTTACAAAACTCGTCGAGGTAGAAGCCTCGGGCGAGATGGACGAACTCAAAAAGAAGATCAATCAGATGGTCTACAATTTGAGGGACAGTATTCAACGTAATACCCAGGCCAGGGAAGCCGCCGAACTGGCCAATAAGACCAAGTCCGAGTTTTTGGCGAACATGTCCCACGAAATACGCACACCCATGAACGGCATTATCGGCATGACACAACTTACTCTCGATACTGACCTGACACAGTATCAGAGAGAAATGCTCAACATTGTCAACTCCCTGGCCAACAGCTTACTGACCATCATCGACGACATTTTGGATCTGTCCAAGATCGAAGCTAGGCGTATGGTCATCGAAGAGATTCCTTATACGTTGCGTGGCACCGTCTTCAACGCGCTCAAGACTCTTGCCGTCAAGGCAAACGAGAAGTTTCTGGATCTTACCTATCGTGTCGACCATTCTGTACCCGACCACGTCGTCGGAGACTCCTTCAGGTTGCGCCAGATTATTCTTAACCTTGTTGGCAACGCTATCAAGTTCACCGAGCATGGTGAAGTCAGTCTTACCATCCAGAAGGCCTCTTCAGTACAGTGCAGCACCGAAGAGTACGCTATCGAGTTTGTCGTTTCCGACACTGGTATCGGTATTCCGGCGGACAAGCTGGATCTCATCTTCGACACTTTCCAGCAGGCCGATGGTTCAATGACTCGCAAGTTTGGCGGTACTGGTCTCGGTCTCTCCATTTCCAAGCGTCTTGTCAACCTCATGGGTGGTGACGTGTGGGTGAAGAGTGAGTATGGTAAGGGTAGCAAGTTCTTCTTCACCTGCGTGGTCCGCTTGGCCAACGACGATATTTCGTTGATCGCCAAGCAGCTCAACCCTTACAAGAGTCACCAGGTCCTGTTCATCGACAAGGGCCGCACCGGACATGGACCGGAGATCGCCAAGATGCTCCACGGCTTGGGCCTCGTTCCCATCGTCGTCGACTCGGAGAGGAATCCTGCGCTCGAGAAGGCCAGAGCTGCCGGCCAGGCGCCCTACGACGTCATCATTGTGGACTCGATCGAGGATGCAAGGCGCTTGCGGTCTGTTGACGACTTTAAGTACCTTCCCATCGTATTGCTAGCACCAGTCGTTCACGTCTCGCTAAAGTCTTGCCTTGACTTGGGTATCACGTCGTACATGACGACGCCTTGTCAACTCATTGACCTCGGTAACGGCATGGTCCCTGCTCTCGAAAATAGGGCTACGCCGTCGCTGGCGGACAACACCAAATCTTTTGAGATCCTGCTTGCCGAAGACAACACGGTCAACCAGAGGCTCGCGGTCAAGATCCTGGAGAAGTATCACCACGTCGTCACCGTTGTTGGAAACGGTGAAGAGGCTGTTGAGGCCGTCAAGAGGAAAAAGTTCGATGTCATTCTTATGGACGTCCAGATGCCTATTATGGTGAGTCAAAGCTGTTTTTCAAACCAAGAAGCCGATGCTAACAATTTTCATAGGGCGGTTTCGAAGCTACGGCCAAGATTCGCGAGTACGAGCGCAGCCTCGGCAGCCAGCGCACACCCATCATCGCCCTCACGGCGCATGCCATGATGGGTGACAGGGAAAAGTGTATCCAGGCACAGATGGACGAGTATCTCTCCAAGCCGCTGCAGCAGAACCATCTAATCCAGACCATACTCAAGTGTGCGACGCTCGGCGGGCAACTACTCGAGAAGAACCGGGAGCGCGAGCTGACCCGTGCTGCCGATGCCGTCACAGGCGGCCGCCGCGACAACGGCATGTACTCTGCCAGCCAAGCCGCGCAGCACGCTGCGCTCCGCCCACCCCTCGCCACCAGGGGCCTCACTGCCGCCGACAGCCTCGTCTCCGGCTTGGAGAGCCCATCCATCGTGACGGCGGATAAGGAGGATCCTCTGAGCAGGGCACGTGCAAGCCTCTCCGAACCCAACATCCATAAAGCAAGCTAACCGTGTGGATGGGTCAATTCTGACTTTTATTGGAGGAATTTAGCTGGTCATACGAGCACATACTACTCTTTGATCAACATCGCGTGCGATACACCAAGCAACCAACGGCCACGCCAACttaaagtggaagaaggttTTTatgagatgggatggaaggaaaaagaaacgaggagagaaagggaggaagaaaggatgGAAAGTGGATGGAGTCCGTGTTGTCTTTATCGTGTTGTGTGTTTTCTCTGTCCGGTACCCGGGTTCAAATCAGGTTTTTAAGGTCCAAAGGCGGTTTCTGTTATCAACAAGGCATTGAAATTATTACTTGCGGCTGGTTTGCTAGTTTTCAATTTTTGTATGTCTTGTTCCTCTGTCTCGTGTCTCTCTCGTATTTACTGGTTCGACTGTTGCTTTGCCATCGCTGCTAGTCTCGTCTTTGCCGGGGCTTGTTtgttgccgctgctgctgctgctgctgctgctcgtcTGTCTTTCTGCTGATCTGGctttttttggttgttgtcgtcTGGCTTGCTTGACTTTGATGGCTAAGAAATGGTTATCGACTTCCTGTACCTTACTTAGCCAGACCAAGGGGGACCTGTTGGGTTGCTGCTTCGTCTCTCTATGGACTGACAGGAGtggcttctcttttcttaACACTATTGCATGATACCTATACTATACtgctagtactactactactattactatcagcactactactaataaatccAGGAGTACAATGAACATATATATCCTAGCACGTCATCCGAGTACATAACCGGATGCtatgtttgtttgttggtttgtttgtttgtttcttGCGCCTCACTCTTCACGTGAATAGGATAGGATAGGAAGTAATAACGGATCACTACCTACTTCTACCTACTTTCAAGTTGTTTGTGTGAAGTCCAATTAACAAGGTTGATTTCACGCCGCGATCTATTTGTAGCATCATTGAGGCTCTTTGTGAAGAAAATCCCAACGTTTTCTTTGCTTCTGGGGTCATCTACCGAAAACGCTCTTGCTTGCCATGAACGAATAGAACCCATTCATCTTTCATCAAAGTGATCATATGAAGAGGTGGaaaagatgaagaagcaaaACGCTATCTAGGTGTCCTCAAATGTACTTTGCACgcacacatacatacatacatacatacaaaTAACATAACTTAGTATACCACTGAATCTCGTCTTCGCAAGAACCTCGCTTAAAGTCCCATGCAGCACCGCTTTTTTGACTAAATAAACTCTCTCGATCCACATATATACCGTGGAGTgacgaaaaagaagaagaaaaagaaaagcaaatggaagagaaaaaaaaaaagagattaAGCTCCAGTGATATATGTACCAGTTTCCGTCCTTCATCCATGAAATCTTGCATCCATAATGACAATCCCAAATCCGCTTGCTAGTTTGCCtgcttcaacaacaacaacaaacatgTCATGACCTGTCCTGGTTTGGACATACCATTACATAGAACATCAGATCCATGCCATCCCCCCAACATCCATCGTTGTAATATATGTCCTCCTTATCCCACAGATACAACCCAATACCAACCAAATGCAATGCTCCAAACGCCAATACCCATATTTCATCATTgaagtttttttttggtcaaGGGAGGCCGGGTAAGAAGTACGGAGTGATTATAACACCCATTATTTTTTCTTACCCTTACCCTTACCTTTGCCGTTCGTCTTTGTCGTCGACTCGACAATATCCTTCGCATCCTTCTTGGCGGTTGGGTAATTACTCTTCGGATCGTCCGCAAAGAGTACCTCATCACCCTTACCACCCATCTTCATAAACTCATTTGGGTCTCTGTTGTCATCGGGTCTGGCCTCTTTTTGGCGGGAGGGTCCTGCTTGTGCACCGGCAAGTTCGTGCTCGCTGGGCCCACCGACCGTTTCCGTGGGATTCTTCTTGTAGATCTTCAGCTCGGGCTTGTTCTCGCCAAGCGGGATCTTGTCGGCGATCTCGACTGTGTTGATGGAGCTGAGGAGGGTGCGCTCGCGGAGGACGCCGCGCCTGGTGACGTCGAGGCCGGCGATGCCGTTAACAAGGCCGTTGGTGCTGTCGTTGACGCCAGGCGTTTTTTGCGTCATCCATGGATGAGAAAGACAATCGTCAATGGTGAAGCGCTTCTCGGGATCAACGACGAGCATGGAATCGATCAGGTCAACTGGGGTATTGTTAGTACGGAGAACAGCAACATATGGAATAAAACTAGACAACTTACGAGCCAAATCATCCACCGGGTCCCAGTAAGGCGATGGATAGTCGAATTTGCCCTGCCTAATTTGATCCGAAAGGGAATAAGGGAAGTCGGGCGAGGTGAGTTCATCCGAAAAAGGTGGAAAGCCGCACAAGCAAATGTACAGCACTACACCGAGAGACCAAACATCGACCGCCTTGGTGTACTTGCGATGACGCGTGTCGGTGAGGATTTCCGGTGCCACATAACTGGGCGTACCACAGAGAGTAGTAGTGAAGGATTCCTCGCCGATGATCTTGGCAAGACCAAAATCAGCCAGCTTGACGTGCAGGTCATCATCGACCAGCAGAATGTTCTCGGGTTTGATGTCGCGGTGGACAATGTTGCGGTCGTGCAAGTACTTGACACCCTGGAAAAGCTGGGTAAACAGCTTGCGGCACTCGTTCTCGGAAAGCTTGGTCTTCTTGACAATGTAGTTGAAGAGCTCACCTCCTGGCGCCAGCTCCAGAACTAGGTGAACGGCGTTGGGCTCATTGAAGGTATCTTTGAGACACAAGACGTTGGGGTGACTAACCCCCATCAGCACGGCGATTTCCTGCTGAAGACCCTCGTCCTTGGACCTCTCCTCGACGCCAGGAGTCTTGGAGAACACCTTGACGGCATACTGTGTACCCGTCGACTTCTCCACACACAGGTAGACCTCGGCGAAATGGCCCTTGCCCAGCTTCTGCAGCATGGTGTACTGCTGCCTGAAAGCGCTGGTGTGTCGACTTTTGGGGTATCGGAAGATGAAGCGGGCTGTGCCAAGAACGGCGATCTCATCTAGCTCTTGGAGCTCTCTTCTTCGGTTGCGACCCACTATTGCCTCGTTGACGAACGTCCCGTTACTCGACAGATCCTCTAATACGGCGATGGTATCGTTGCCCTTGTTCTCTGTGAAGATGATGCAGTGCCGGTTCGAAACGATGGGGTCCTCTATTTGGATGTCTAATGTCATGTTAGCATGGTGGCGTTTAGCTGGGATTGTACAGGTGAACCAACCGCATTCCGGGTGTCGGCCGATCAGATAGCCACCGGATGGAAGTCCCTTGACCTTGGTCTTGTCCAAATCGTGCTCCTCCTTGATCAGCGCCTTCTGGCCGCGTTTACCTCTCTTGGAGCCAACCGCCTGTGAGACGGTATCTGGAAGGGGACAAgcggccctcctcctcaagacGACACAGCGGCCGCCGTACCTAGGATCCAAGGGAAACAGGTAGCCCCAAACTCCCTCCTTGACTTCATCCTCGACCTCGTCCGACAATGCCTTGTCGAGATCGGGCAACTGGCTAAAGGCTTGAGTGTCATTGAGCTGGGACGCTTGCGACTGAGAATGTTGGTTTTCTGGGCGAGGGCTGATTTGCGACAGCTGGCTGGGACGGCCGGCTGGAGGGGTGGCAGTGGGCTCTTTGGAATCCTGTGGGAATTCATCGGAGTCGTGGGTGACTGGAGAGGGTAATTGTTTGGTGGTCTTGAGGGGCGTCTTCTGCTTGGGTTCGGGGCTGTCGCCGGTGCGCTGGGAGGAGAGGCGCTCGGAGCGACGGGGTTTCTTGAAGGAATCGTTGTCGTCGGTAGAACCCTGAAGTAAAGCGCATATTAGTCGACGGAGCATGCTTGGTGGTGACGCAATGCGCCATGGACTACCTAATCAAAAGCTCGAGGTATAATGTAGTCATGACATAGCATGACATGACATATGGGATGGGGGAGTGGATGGACGTACGCGAGCTCTCTTAAGAGTGCTGCTGCCTTCAGCTCGGGGAGCCATGGCTGCTGGGATTGTAGGGCAACGAGTCGAGTGGTGTGTTGGTCAGTCAATGCCGGAGCTGAGGATTCGATTCAAAAGAGAGGATCTCAAATGATCAAGTGGCGGGATGGTGTGTTCCAGGAAGGTTGTATGTAGAGTAGAGTGGAAAAAgatggggtggtggtggtggtggtggtgacggcgcCGGGCTGGGGAGAATGACTGACTGAGTGAACTGAATGATGCTACTGTGCAGTTCGCGAGGGACTGGGATAGGCCGCGGGCAGTGCTAAGGtattggggggggggggggcctCCACCAGAAAGCAACCATACAACGTCAGGGACTCACAGTGTACATTACCTTACAACCTAGGCCTTGATGACCGCgccccaagtggaagcttcccttttcctcactttcttccactttttCGCTTGGAAATCACGCCGCGCCTCGCCATAACTCCACTCTTTTGGCGCGTCTAAGTCAACAAATCCACAGAAAGGGAAACAGCATCCAGTTGACAACATTGATTTTATTCAGTGCTCTATGAAATATCCACGTGTATATACAATCTGAGTTATACCCCCACGGGGCTTTGTTTACTGTTGCTGTCTCTGTACGCTAGGTACACTTGTTGACTTTCTTTCGGCGGTGCACACCCTCAGCCCTGGTTGAATGTCACCATGTGCATTGCATACATAGTAGCGTAGGGCTGGTTGGTCATCACTCTTTTTCTCGGGAATCTATTGTGGGTTCATTGTGACTCTTCACCATCCTTCTGGGCTGTCAGGCGTGCCGGTCATTTGTTATTTTGAGACTCCCATCACGTCAgtggaaaagggaaggagcTGATACAATATCCTCAGGCTGTAATGGAAGGTGGCCGTTGCCCGGGTCACCACCACACTTTTAAGTGTCTGCCTGGATATCCGATTCGGATGCCCCGTGACCCCCTCTTTGCTTCCCGCTTCTGTTTGTGTTTTAGGTGACCTAGCTTACAAAGGTGACTGTTGCAACTGGCTAGAGTCCCATTTTTGTCCTGATGGATACGATGGTGAAAAGTCGAAAAGAAAATATTCGATGATGTAGCGAGTTCAATAGTTTTGTTTTGATGCAGCCGAATACTCCAATCAAGGTGTGTCGTCATTCCCGTGGTTGATATCTCCACAGCCCACGGCAAGTAACTGCGAACCTCGATCGAGTGCATCACATCATATAGGAAATCATATTGTTCGAGTGGTCAGAAATCTCGACTTGGATAATGGATTTGTCAAGTTCGAATCCTTCGATTATTCATCAGGTGCGTTTGTTGATATCCATGTAAGAGAATCATGGATGGGAATGTGACTTTAAGAAGATCGGATTTGGAGAAGCTGGGGACAATGTCAAGCGCACGGTGACAagcaaaggaaaagggacTGAAGCCCGGGAGCTTGACATTGTCAAAGACCTCGCTGGGACGGACCACCCCATGGGTCAGGGTTTTCTATGTCACAAGCAGATGACTGCAATAACCCTGACCATCGACACAGCTCCTGCACGTGACTGGCTGGAGCACACAGAACAGCTCTTCTTCAGCACAGGGCAAAAATAGGCGGTGGGCTTGGCATTGGAATGCGGGGCATTTTTTTGCTTTGAGAAATTGGGTCGAGGGTCCGGTCAGGTCTCTGTCGTCCATGGGATGAGAGAGGGACACCACACCACTCAGCGAGTCGAGGCCCAGGAACTgtgcaaagaaaaagaaagagcggAGCCCTGCCACTAAGAAAACTTCCTTTGGGGCCCGCCCCTCCCTCCCACGTCTGACAGGATATCCGTATCGTTTCCGGCCAGTGTCGACCTTTAGCACCAGGACATACTATCAGATTGTCCCCGGCCATATTTTCCCCGTCGCCGTGTCCCCCGTCCGTCCCTGACTCCGTCCCGCCGTGTGTCTCGCCTCAACCCGACCTCACTCCAGCCTTGAGGTCCAAGTGGGAATAGTTCGATAGCCCCGTCGTCAAACAaccacacacgcacacacacacacaccgtcAACACCCATCAACATGGCTACCCCCCAGTTGATCTTCGTCGACGGCACCTTCGCCGAGCTGGCGCAGGAGATGGCCGACTTCGTCCAGGTCGGCGAGCAGGTCCAGCCTCTCCTCGAGCAGGACAAGCGCGAGGATGCCCTTGACCTCATCGTCAAGGCCTCCCACTCCCTCAACGCCGCCCCCGAGAAGGACTTCACCCCCGCCTAcaacctcctcatccacctcGTCCTCCAGTCCGAGGAGCCCAAGAAGTACCTGCCCACCCTGTGCGCCAACCTTCTCAAGCCCATCACCTCGTCTCCCACCCACGGCTTCACCCTGGCCTCCAATGCgctcaccaccatcttcaacctcctcgaCAAGTCCAACCCGCTGCGCTTCAATGTCTTTATGCAGATCGTCCGCTTCATCAGGCAAAACAGCCAGTTCGACCTCCTCAAGCCCAGGTTAAAGAACGTCGAGGGCTGGCTCCAGGAATGGAAGTCCGACTCGGAGAGCCAGCGCAAGCTCTACGTCGAGGTTTCCGATGCCGCCAACGACGGCGGTGATCAGGAGTGAGTATTTTACCTTTTATAGCATCATGCATTGTGCACCTTTACGGCTTCATGCTAACCTTTGGTCTGCAGGGAGTCCTACTTCTACCTCCTCAAGGCTCTGGCCACTTTCGACCGCGACAACCAGGACGAGGTCGCCTCCGACGAGGCCCAGAAGCTCTCCCTCCGCGCCCTCCGCATGGCCATCTCGTCGCCCACCCGCTTCGACTTCAACGACCTGCGCTCGCTCCCCTCGGTCCACGCCCTGAGC includes the following:
- the os-1 gene encoding histidine kinase, with amino-acid sequence MTDGPTLAAIAALVKSLAVDPATTQTSGLRPSTHVRLPGPYTREKGDLERELSALVVRIEQLETAAIAASPPAMPDTPNAPTDALFSNGTLSPSSETPDARYPAPLPRNGFIDEALEGLREHVDDQSKLLDSQRQELAGVNAQLIEQKQLQEKALAIIEQERVATLERELWKHQKANEAFQKALREIGEIVTAVARGDLSKKVRMNSVEMDPEITTFKRTINTMMDQLQVFSSEVSRVAREVGTEGILGGQAQIEGVDGTWKELTDNVNVMAQNLTDQVREIASVTTAVAHGDLTKKIERPAKGEILQLQQTINTMVDQLRTFASEVTRVARDVGTEGILGGQADVEGVQGMWNELTVNVNAMANNLTTQVRDIIKVTTAVAKGDLTQKVQAECRGEIFELKKTINSMVDQLQQFAREVTKIAREVGTEGRLGGQATVHDVQGTWRDLTENVNGMAMNLTTQVREIAKVTTAVAKGDLTKKIGVEVQGEILDLKNTINTMVDRLGTFAFEVSKVAREVGTDGTLGGQAQVDNVEGKWKDLTENVNTMASNLTSQVRGISTVTQAIANGDMSRKIEVEAKGEILILKETINNMVDRLSIFCNEVQRVAKDVGVDGIMGGQADVAGLKGRWKEITTDVNTMANNLTAQVRAFGDITNAATDGDFTKLVEVEASGEMDELKKKINQMVYNLRDSIQRNTQAREAAELANKTKSEFLANMSHEIRTPMNGIIGMTQLTLDTDLTQYQREMLNIVNSLANSLLTIIDDILDLSKIEARRMVIEEIPYTLRGTVFNALKTLAVKANEKFLDLTYRVDHSVPDHVVGDSFRLRQIILNLVGNAIKFTEHGEVSLTIQKASSVQCSTEEYAIEFVVSDTGIGIPADKLDLIFDTFQQADGSMTRKFGGTGLGLSISKRLVNLMGGDVWVKSEYGKGSKFFFTCVVRLANDDISLIAKQLNPYKSHQVLFIDKGRTGHGPEIAKMLHGLGLVPIVVDSERNPALEKARAAGQAPYDVIIVDSIEDARRLRSVDDFKYLPIVLLAPVVHVSLKSCLDLGITSYMTTPCQLIDLGNGMVPALENRATPSLADNTKSFEILLAEDNTVNQRLAVKILEKYHHVVTVVGNGEEAVEAVKRKKFDVILMDVQMPIMGGFEATAKIREYERSLGSQRTPIIALTAHAMMGDREKCIQAQMDEYLSKPLQQNHLIQTILKCATLGGQLLEKNRERELTRAADAVTGGRRDNGMYSASQAAQHAALRPPLATRGLTAADSLVSGLESPSIVTADKEDPLSRARASLSEPNIHKAS
- the prd-4 gene encoding serine/threonine-protein kinase chk2, producing the protein MAPRAEGSSTLKRARGSTDDNDSFKKPRRSERLSSQRTGDSPEPKQKTPLKTTKQLPSPVTHDSDEFPQDSKEPTATPPAGRPSQLSQISPRPENQHSQSQASQLNDTQAFSQLPDLDKALSDEVEDEVKEGVWGYLFPLDPRYGGRCVVLRRRAACPLPDTVSQAVGSKRGKRGQKALIKEEHDLDKTKVKGLPSGGYLIGRHPECDIQIEDPIVSNRHCIIFTENKGNDTIAVLEDLSSNGTFVNEAIVGRNRRRELQELDEIAVLGTARFIFRYPKSRHTSAFRQQYTMLQKLGKGHFAEVYLCVEKSTGTQYAVKVFSKTPGVEERSKDEGLQQEIAVLMGVSHPNVLCLKDTFNEPNAVHLVLELAPGGELFNYIVKKTKLSENECRKLFTQLFQGVKYLHDRNIVHRDIKPENILLVDDDLHVKLADFGLAKIIGEESFTTTLCGTPSYVAPEILTDTRHRKYTKAVDVWSLGVVLYICLCGFPPFSDELTSPDFPYSLSDQIRQGKFDYPSPYWDPVDDLALDLIDSMLVVDPEKRFTIDDCLSHPWMTQKTPGVNDSTNGLVNGIAGLDVTRRGVLRERTLLSSINTVEIADKIPLGENKPELKIYKKNPTETVGGPSEHELAGAQAGPSRQKEARPDDNRDPNEFMKMGGKGDEVLFADDPKSNYPTAKKDAKDIVESTTKTNGKGKGKGKKK
- a CDS encoding eukaryotic translation initiation factor 3 subunit M, coding for MATPQLIFVDGTFAELAQEMADFVQVGEQVQPLLEQDKREDALDLIVKASHSLNAAPEKDFTPAYNLLIHLVLQSEEPKKYLPTLCANLLKPITSSPTHGFTLASNALTTIFNLLDKSNPLRFNVFMQIVRFIRQNSQFDLLKPRLKNVEGWLQEWKSDSESQRKLYVEVSDAANDGGDQEESYFYLLKALATFDRDNQDEVASDEAQKLSLRALRMAISSPTRFDFNDLRSLPSVHALSDSHPVYSQLLDIFTEQDLEDYNDFRDEHQGWIENEKLDHEKLQRKMRLLTFASLAASTPNREIPYASIAKALQIPDEDVEMWTIDVIRSKLVEGRLSQKQKVFLVHRTTYRVFGEKQWRELGTRVDQFKTVVDRLVGVVRKAQTDVEAQREREQQELERKLANAGLGESEQRGGNRGGRTGGARQTRQRTDDDD